GAGTGGGAATCCGTCCGCGGCGACATCGAGGAGCGCGTACTCGACGAGGGCTTCGACGAGGAGATGAACAGCTTCACGCGTTCGTTCGAGACCGACAACGTCGACGCCTCGCTGCTTCGCCTCCCTGTCGTCGGCTTCCTCGAACCGGACGACGACCGCATCGTGGGCACCATCGAGGCGGTCCAAGATCACCTCGCAACCGAGGACGGGCTTGTCTATCGCTACGACACCGACGACGGACTCGACGGCGAGGAGAACCCGTTCGTCCTCTGCTCGTTCTGGTTGGTGGATGCGCTCGCGCTTGCCGGTCGCCGCGAGGAGGCCCGTAACCTCTACGAGGACGTGCTCGAACACGCGACTTCGCTCGGTCTGTTCGCCGAGCAGATCGACGAGGAGACCGGCGAGCAGCGAGGCAATTTCCCGCAGGCGTTCAGCCATCTCGGCCTCATCAACAGCGCCATCTACGTCAGCGAGGGCGCAGACCCCCGGACTCCGACCCCCATCGGCGTCGATGCGCCCGACAGCACCAGCTGAGGCGAGCATTCGAAGCCGGATAGCTGGTGTTTCCCTGGCGGTTGCCGTGGCGCGCGCTCGCGCTCGTGTGTGAGGAACGGCGAGCACTGAGCGCGAACACCGTGCGAATCGGCTGGGGAGGTATGTGGGCGGTGCGGTACTGAAGAAGAATCGTCCGCGCGAACGGAGTGAGCGCGGTTCACTGCGAACGAGCGTGCAGCGCGAATGAGCAGGAGTTTTTAGTCCAGGTTTTTGCGAGGAGTGGTGCACGCTCCGCGCGCACCCGACGAGTAAAAAAGTGGGAGTCCGGCAGTCTGATAGCCCCACCGTCCGAGAGGCGGGTATGAACGCCGACATCGGGGCTTCGCGCGTGAGCGGCACGGTCCGAGCACCGCCGTCGAAGAGCTACACCCATCGGGCGATCCTGGCGGCGGGCTACGGTGACGGCACCACGCGGATCGAGCGGCCGCTCGTCTCCGCCGACACGCGTGCGACGGCGCGGGCTGTCGCAGCGTTCGGCGGGCGTGTCGAGGGCCTCGCGGACGACAGCGAGCGCGTCGAGATCGAGGGATTCGGCCGTCCTCACACACCGGGAGACGTCGTCGACTGTGCCAACAGCGGAACGACGATGCGCCTCGTCACGGCGACGGCGGCGCTCGCCGAGGGGTTGACGGTGCTCACCGGCGACGGATCGCTGCGCTCGCGCCCGCACGGGCCGCTGCTCGCTGCGATCGAGGGTCTGGGCGGACGCGCCGAGAGCACGCGTGCGAACGGGCAGGCCCCGCTCGTGATCGGCGGACCGGTGGACGGGGGGCGGGTTTCGATGCCCGGCGACGTCTCCTCGCAGTTCGTGACCGCGCTCTTGATGGCCGGCGCGCGCTCGGAAGATGGAATCGAGATCGACCTCGAAACCGAACTGAAATCCGCGCCGTACGTCGACATCACTCGGGAGTTGCTCGCCGATTTCGGCGTCGAGACCGAGGTTAAGGAGAGTGGTTTCGCGGTCGGGGGTGGGCAAGCCTACGATGCGGACGGCCAGTATCGCGTGCCGGGCGATTTCTCCTCAATGTCGTATCTGCTCGCCGCGGGCGCGCTCGCGGCCGACGGCGAACTCTCCGTGGAGGGTGCGCGGCCGAGTGCGCAGGGCGACAGTGCCATCGTCGGAATCCTCGAACGGATGGGCGCGGACATCGCGTGGAACCGTGAGGACGGTACGATCTCGATCGCGCGCACGGGTTTGCAAGGTATCGAGATCGACGTCGGCGACACGCCCGACCTCCTGCCGACGCTCGCCGTTCTCGGGGCCGCGGCCACCGGCGAGACGCGGCTCGTGAACGCCGAGCACGTGCGCTACAAGGAGACCGACCGCGTGAGCGCGATGGCCGACGAACTCGAAGCGATGGGCGCGAGCGTCACCGAACGGGAGGATTCACTCACGATACACGGCGACCGGTCGAGTCTCCGGGGCGCACGCATCGACGGTTGGGGTGACCACCGCATCGTGATGGCGCTCGCGGTCGCCGGACTGATCGCCGAGGGGACGACCACCATCGTCGGCGCGGAACACGTCGACGTCTCCTTTCCGGGATTTTTCGACGTGCTCGACGAGGCCGGTGCCGACGTGAGCCTCGACTGACCCACGGGCGTTGCGGCGATTGCAACCTTCAAATCCGTGCGTCCCGACGACCGTCCATGAACGGCAACGAGTTCGGCCGGCTCTTCCGGATCACGACCTTCGGCGAGAGCCACGGCGAGGCGATGGGTGTCACGGTCTCGGGCTGTCCCGCGGGACTCGAACTCGACGAAACGGACATCCAGCACGACCTCGACCGACGAAAACCCGGCCAGTCACGGATCACGACCAGTCGCGGCGAACCGGATAGTGTGGCCATCAAAAGCGGCACGCAGGACGGGTTCACTACTGGGACGCCGATCGGGATGGTCATCCAGAACAAGGACGCGCGTTCGGGCAAGTACGAGCCGTTCATCACCGCCCCCCGCCCATCGCATGGGGACTTCACCTACTCGGCGAAGTTCGGCACCAGAAACTGGGGCGGCGGCGGGCGCTCGTCGGCCCGCGAGACCGCAAACTGGGTCGCCGCCGGCGCGATAGCGAAGAAGATACTCCGAAGCGAGGACGTCGAAATCCGTGCTCACGTCAACCAGATCGGCGACATCGAGGCTCCAGACGTGAGTTTTGAGGCAATGGGCGAACACGTCGAAGAGAACGAAGTCCGGTGTGCCCATCCTGCAACCGCCGAGAAGATGCGCGAGAGGATCGACGAGTATCAAGAAGCGGGTGACTCCATCGGCGGTGCCATCGAGTTCGAGATTCAGGGTGCGCCCCGCGGGCTGGGTGCGCCCCGGTTCGACTCGGTGCCGGCGCGACTCGGGCAGGCCATGCTGAGTGTGCCCGCCGCGACCGGCTTCGAGTTCGGTTTGGGGAAAGAAGCCCGGCGCTATCGCGGTAGCGAGCGCAACGAGGACTGGAAATTCGAGGAAAGCGAGGCCCAACGGGCCTCGGAAACGTCGAGCAGGGAGCAAAGCGACCCGCGAGACAGAGGCGACCCGATTCCCGTCGGCAACGACCACGGCGGCCTCCAAGGGGGAATCACGACCGGGCAGCCGATCCGCGGCGAGGTCACTCTCCACGCACCGACCTCGATCCCGCAAAAACAGACCACCGTCGACTGGGAGACCGGCGAGGAGAAGGAGGCACAGGTCATCGGCCGTCACGACCCCGTGCTCCCGCCGCGCGGCGTGCCCGTCGTCGAGGCGATGGCCGCGCTCACGATGGTCGACTTTCTCCTTCTGGGTGGGTGCGTCAACCCCGACCGGATGGACGGGCAGGTCGGCGAGTACGACACCTATTACCACCCGTCGAGTCCCGAAAACGACCCCGACGCGCCGACGAGTGCGGAACCGACCGAGGACTGACGGCCGCCCGCCTGCGTCTCTTGTTCACATGTTAATGTGGGCCTTTATCACGTCGTCCCGTGAGGGACGGGTATGACGCGCAACGCACTGATGTCGGCCATCGGTCTGCTGGCGCTCGGGGCGCTCGTGGCCACGATACTCGGAACGTATCGGATCCTCTCGTACATCGCCGCCCTCCTCATCGTCGGCGTCGTCGCCAGTTCGTCCATCGAGCGTGGGGAGAGCGAGTTCGACATCGCCCCCTACGGCGGGTTGGTGGCGCTACTGGGAGGGACTTTCTTCGTCGGCCTGACGGCCATCTGGTTGCTCTGGACGCCCGGCCAGACGGAGTACACCTACCTGTTCGGGATCCCGAAGGCGACGCTCGCCTATCTCCTCTTCATCTGGCTCGTTCCCCTCCTGGGAGCCATCCTCTACTCGCTTCGCTTCCCGGCCATCGGGGGCGACGACATCGTCGACGGCATCATGCAGCGGGCGCGCTCGGCACAGGAGGGACGACGACTCCCGCTCGTGCCCCAGCGAACCCAGCGGGAGGGTGACGACTGAATGATTCCCCTGCAAGCGATCCCGGTCGCCGACGACCCGTTCGTGCTCCTCTTTGGCTCGATCTATCTGCTCATCGTCCTCGCCATCGGTGCGTGGGGCTACATGCGCACGAGTTCGACGAAGGACTTCCTCATCACCGGGAAGTCGATCGGCACGTGGGTGCTCGCGCTGACGGCCTTTTCGGTGATCCAGTCGGGCTTCGGTTTCGTCGGCGGCCCGGAACTCATCTACGCCTACGGGACGACCTCCTTCTGGATCTTCCTCACTGCCCCGCTGGGGTTCGTCGTCACGTGGGTCGTCCTCGCAAAGCGAATGCGGGTTCTCGCCGACATCCGCGACGTGCTCACGCTCGCCGACGGGATGTACGTCCGCTACGAGAGCGCGTGGGTTCGTGGGCTGACGGCGGTCGCGGTGGTCATCGGCGTCATCGCCTATCTCGCTACCAATCTCGCCGCGCTCCAGTACGTGATGCGCGCCATCTTCGGAATCCCCGTGATCTTCGGGCTGTTCGGCGGTGCGCTCATCCTCCTGCTGTACAGCATGCTCGGCGGGATGATCGCTGGCGTCTGGACGGATTTCGTGCAGGCCATCACGATGATCGTCGGTGCGGTCATCGTCTTCTTCTTCGCCATCTCCTTCGGCGGCGGCATCGCCAACATCTCCAGCAACCTCGCCAGCGCCGACCCCGCGCTCGTCTCTCCGTTCGGTACTCTGGGGGTCGAGACGGCGCTCGCCGCCCCCATCCTCGGCGGACTCGGCTGGTGGATCATGTTCTCCATCGGGGCGGCCGGCCAGCCACACCTCATCACGAAGTTCTACATGAGTCGCAACCTCAAAATCCTCCGCTGGGGCGCGCCCATCGCCGCCATCTCGTACGCGGTATCGAGCCTGCTCGCGCTCTCGACGGGACTCTCGCTGCGGTCGATGGTCGAGGCCGGTGAAGTGTCCGCCCCGTCGAGCGCCTCGATCGCCGGGCCGGTGTTCGTCCTCGAATATACTCCGGGGGTGGTCGCCGGGCTGATCCTCGCCGCGCTGCTGGCGGCCATCATGTCCACCAGCGATTCGTTCCTCAATATCGGCGCGGCCGCCATCTCGCGGGACATCCCGCGCGCGTTCGGGCGGACCATCGACGACGACCGCACCGAACTCCGGGTCACGCAGGCCGCGCTCGCGGGGCTGACGGTGCTGTCCACGCTCGTGGTCTTCTTCTCCGACGAACTGGTCGGCATTTTGGGCACCATCGGCTGGGGCTTTTTCGCCGCCGCCATCTTCCCCATCGCCGCGCTCGGCATGAACTGGAAGGGCGCGACCAAGGAGGGAGCCATCGCCGCAGTGGTCGTCGGGATGGGCATCAACATCGTCTTCAGCGCCGTCCCGCGTATCGCCGAGACCGCCGGGGCCGCGTTCGGCGGCGCGCTCAGCGGCTTCTACGGCGGCCTCTTCGGCGGGCTTCCCGTCGGAGCCACGGCGCTGCTGGCGGCCATCGTCGCGTTCGTCGGCGTCTCGCTCGTGACTCAGTCGAACGCGCGCGTGCCCGAGGACATCGCCGCCCTCATGGACCGATGACCGAGGACCCCACCGACCCCATCACGGCGCGGTTCACCGAGTGGTTTCGCAAGCGGCCCACGTCGCTCGAATTCTGGGAACTGGCCGTCGGCGAGCATAGTTTGGGATGCTGTTTCGCCGGCGAATCGTTCAGTTCGTTGCTGCTGCGGGCGGACATGGGCGAATCGACCCGAGATGCGCTCGACGACTGTGCGACGATCGACGAGTGCGTCGCGCTCGACGACCGAAATTTCACCGTGCCGCTGTCGTCGGTGACGGCGCTTCGACTGCGCGAGGGAACCAGAACCCGACGCGCGCAGTTGACCGTCGCGTGGAATGAGGGGGCCACGGGCGACACGTCGTGGACCCTCTCAAACACCGCCCGTGGAGCACCACAGACCGACCTCGTTCGCACGCTCGCCGACCGCAATGGGCTGGCCGATGCGGACGTCGGCATCGACTCGCCCCGACTCGCCTTCCTCTGAGACGAACGGTTTTGAATACCCTCGACCAACAGAAGCTATGACATGGACACTCATGCTCGATGACGAAAGCTACGAAACCGCTCGCGAGCGCTTCGCGTGGGATTTTCCGGACGACTACAACCTCGCGACGGATCTCGTGGGAAAACACGACTCCAAGGACCCGGCGCTGTATCAAGCATACCCGGACGGTCGCCGTGAGACGTACACGTTTGGCGACCTCGACGCGCTCTCGGATAGGCTGGCGAACGGGCTTGCCGAGCGCGGCATCGAACGCGGGGACCGAGTGGCGGTCGTGCTGCCACAGCGTCCCGCAAACCTGCTCACGCATCTGGCGTGCTGGAAACTCGGCGCGATCTCGCTCCCTCTCTCCGTGCTGTTCGGGACCGATTCCCTGCGTTACCGTCTCGACGACAGCGGCGCGCGGGTCGTCGTCACCGACCCCGCCGTCACCGAAACGGCGCTGGCGGTGGCCCCCGACTGTGATTCGCTCGAACACGTCGTCGAGGCGACGCCAGGTGGGGTCGAGGAAGCAGACGAATCGACCGACGGCGCGCTCGCGTTCGTCGACCTGCTCGGGGATGAAGGATTCCCCGTCGCCGCCACCGATGCCGACACGCCGGCGGTCATCCTCTACACGAGCGGTTCGACCGGCCCGCCGAAGGGCGTGCTTCATTCTCATGGGGTCTGGGTCGGCCACTGTCCGGCGTTTTCGATGTACTTCGAGGGGGACCTCGACGGGGTCTACTGGACGCCCGCCGACTGGGCGTGGATCGGTGCGCTCGGCGACCTCGTTTTCCCGGCGCTGCACTACGGCCAGCCGGTACTCGGCTATCCGATGGAAGGGTTCGACCCCGAGAAAGCGTTCTCGCTGATGGCCGAGTTCGACGTCACGGGGGCGTTCGTCCCGCCGACGGCGATTCGCATGCTGATGGGCGTCGACAACCCCTCGAACTACGACCTCGCGCTCGAAGCGGTCTGTTCGGGTGGCGAACCCCTCACTCCCGAAATCATCGAGTGGGCCGACACGGAACTCGCGGGCGTCGTGGTCAACGAACTCTACGGCCAGACGGAGGCGAACCTGCTCGTGACCAACAGACAAGAGTGGTTTCCGGCCCGAGCGGGCAGCATGGGGAAACCGGTCCCGGGCCACGAGGTGGCCGTCGTCGACCCCGCGACCGGCGAGAAACGCCCGACCGGCGAGGTGGGTGAAATCGCCGTCGAGCGCGACGGCGACCCCGTAGTGTTCCGCGAATACTGGAACGAACCCGAAAAGACCGCCGCGGCCACGGTCGGTGACTGGCATTTGACAGGGGACCTCGGGAGCAAGGACGAAGAGGGCTACCTCTGGTTCAAATCGCGCGACGACGACGTCATCATCACGAGCGGCTACCGCGTCGGACCGGGCGAGGTCGAGCGGGCGATTCTCGACCACGAGGGTGTCGAGCAGGTCGGTGTCGTCGGCGTGCCCGACGAGACCCGCGGCGAGCGCATCAAGGCGTTCGTCCAACCCGTGGGAGATGGCTCGGACACGCTACGCGAGGAGATTCGAGACCTCGTGCGCGAACGACTGGCGAAATACGAGTATCCCAGAGAGATCGAGTTCGTCGATAGCCTCCCACAGACCACTACCGGGAAAATACAGCGCCGGAAGCTCCGCGAGCGGGACAACGAGTAGACTACCAGTAGGGATTCGAGAGCCATCGCCGCGACCGTGCACCGATGGCACTCATCGCCACGACGACGAGGGCCACCAGCGCCAGTACGGCCGCTGTCGCCAGTACGGTGACCGCGGTCGGTGCGAGGACGTTCAGCGCGAGCACGGCGAGGCTCCCGATGCCCGCGACGAAGGCGAGACCGACGACGAGCGTGGCGAACGGCTGTGAAAGCCGCATTCAGGCACTCCGTGGTCGGTGGCCGTGGTCGCTGCCCATGCGGGCGGAGGTGACGAGGTGCATCTTCGTGGGACGGTCGACATCGCCGGCGTGCATAAGTAGCGTGGTCGGACGCGCGAGCCACGGCGTTCAAGAGCACCGCCCACCGAGTGCGGCCATGACAACAGTCGCCGTCCTCTGCAATGGGCCACACGAGGGCGTGCTGGCCGATCTCGCGGCGTCGACGCCGCTCGCCGGGAGCGAGACCGCCGACCTCTACGCCGCGATGTGTGCCGACGTGTTCCGCGCGGTCGAGACGAGCGCGAGCGACCTGCTCGTCAACTACCGCCCGAACGAGTCGGACGACGCCGAAGCGAACCTTCGCGCGCTCGCCGAAGCAGCCCTCGAACACCCCGACGCGGTGCGCTACGAGAAGCAGGTCGGCTCGACGCCCGCCGCCCGCGTCGGCAACACGATGACTCACCTGCTCGAAAGCGAGGAGGCGAGTTCAGCGATGGTCGTCGAACCAACCGCGCCGTTCCTCACCCGGGGTGACATCGACGGGCTGGCGATGAAGCTCCGCCGGAGCGACGTCGTGCTCGGACCCGCCTCGGAAGGCCGAGTCTATGCCGCCGGCTTCTCATCACCCATCGATTTCACCGATGCCTACACGCCGCCGGCAGTCGAGACGCTCACCGCCCGCGCGAACGACGCCGGTCTCGACGTCGATTACGGCCCGACGATTTCGATTATCGAGACCCACGCGGACCTCGTCGGGGCGCTCTCACTCGTCCGCGCGCGCCGCCGGGCCGGCCGCGACGTACCTCGCCACACCGCCGCGTGTTTCGACGAATTCGGGTTGGCACTCGTCGAAGAGGACGGCGACCTCGACGTGTCGAGAGCGGACACCGACAGCCCTTAGACGCCTGCCGGGGTAGTCGTGGCTGCGGTGGGGTGGCAGAGTGGACGATTGCGCCTGTCTTGAAAACAGGTGGCCTATGGCCTCATGGGTTCGAATCCCATCCCCACCGCGTTTTCGGTGAACGCACACGACTGGCGTAGCGAGGAGTGCCGTGACCGAAAAATGCGACCCGCTGGATTCGAATCAGGGAGTGGAGCGAACACGGTGAGCGAAACGACTGTGGTTCGAATCCTCCCCTGTATTTGCCCGTGACCACGCACGACGAGCAGCAACGCTTTTGCGGCGACCGACCAGTTCTGAACCATGGCCGACTGGCCCCACGACCCCGACGGCGAGGAGGGAAGCGAAGGGATGCGCAAGTACGGACAGGCAGTCATCGCCAAGAAAGTCGACGAGGAGGGAGACTTCCCGCTCGACGTGTCTGCGTTCGTCGACGAGCACGGCGACGACCCGATTCGCCTGAATCACGAACGGGTCGTGAGCCTCGACGAAATCTTCGCTGGCGTCGAGAACGACGAGATCGCCGACATCCAGTCGATGCACCGGCAGGTCGGCGCGGCGATGCGCGAGAACGGTCTCTGGGAGTACGACACCAACGCCGAGGGTCCCGGTAGCGAGGCCTGATTCATCGGTCGGCGCGGACGAAAGCACCTAAGCGCCGTCGGCTGGATGGACGTGCATGACCGGCGGTACCGACTCCACGCGCCCGTCCGCCG
This region of Halococcus sediminicola genomic DNA includes:
- a CDS encoding AMP-binding protein codes for the protein MTWTLMLDDESYETARERFAWDFPDDYNLATDLVGKHDSKDPALYQAYPDGRRETYTFGDLDALSDRLANGLAERGIERGDRVAVVLPQRPANLLTHLACWKLGAISLPLSVLFGTDSLRYRLDDSGARVVVTDPAVTETALAVAPDCDSLEHVVEATPGGVEEADESTDGALAFVDLLGDEGFPVAATDADTPAVILYTSGSTGPPKGVLHSHGVWVGHCPAFSMYFEGDLDGVYWTPADWAWIGALGDLVFPALHYGQPVLGYPMEGFDPEKAFSLMAEFDVTGAFVPPTAIRMLMGVDNPSNYDLALEAVCSGGEPLTPEIIEWADTELAGVVVNELYGQTEANLLVTNRQEWFPARAGSMGKPVPGHEVAVVDPATGEKRPTGEVGEIAVERDGDPVVFREYWNEPEKTAAATVGDWHLTGDLGSKDEEGYLWFKSRDDDVIITSGYRVGPGEVERAILDHEGVEQVGVVGVPDETRGERIKAFVQPVGDGSDTLREEIRDLVRERLAKYEYPREIEFVDSLPQTTTGKIQRRKLRERDNE
- a CDS encoding sodium:solute symporter family transporter codes for the protein MIPLQAIPVADDPFVLLFGSIYLLIVLAIGAWGYMRTSSTKDFLITGKSIGTWVLALTAFSVIQSGFGFVGGPELIYAYGTTSFWIFLTAPLGFVVTWVVLAKRMRVLADIRDVLTLADGMYVRYESAWVRGLTAVAVVIGVIAYLATNLAALQYVMRAIFGIPVIFGLFGGALILLLYSMLGGMIAGVWTDFVQAITMIVGAVIVFFFAISFGGGIANISSNLASADPALVSPFGTLGVETALAAPILGGLGWWIMFSIGAAGQPHLITKFYMSRNLKILRWGAPIAAISYAVSSLLALSTGLSLRSMVEAGEVSAPSSASIAGPVFVLEYTPGVVAGLILAALLAAIMSTSDSFLNIGAAAISRDIPRAFGRTIDDDRTELRVTQAALAGLTVLSTLVVFFSDELVGILGTIGWGFFAAAIFPIAALGMNWKGATKEGAIAAVVVGMGINIVFSAVPRIAETAGAAFGGALSGFYGGLFGGLPVGATALLAAIVAFVGVSLVTQSNARVPEDIAALMDR
- a CDS encoding DUF2064 domain-containing protein; protein product: MTTVAVLCNGPHEGVLADLAASTPLAGSETADLYAAMCADVFRAVETSASDLLVNYRPNESDDAEANLRALAEAALEHPDAVRYEKQVGSTPAARVGNTMTHLLESEEASSAMVVEPTAPFLTRGDIDGLAMKLRRSDVVLGPASEGRVYAAGFSSPIDFTDAYTPPAVETLTARANDAGLDVDYGPTISIIETHADLVGALSLVRARRRAGRDVPRHTAACFDEFGLALVEEDGDLDVSRADTDSP
- the aroA gene encoding 3-phosphoshikimate 1-carboxyvinyltransferase, which translates into the protein MNADIGASRVSGTVRAPPSKSYTHRAILAAGYGDGTTRIERPLVSADTRATARAVAAFGGRVEGLADDSERVEIEGFGRPHTPGDVVDCANSGTTMRLVTATAALAEGLTVLTGDGSLRSRPHGPLLAAIEGLGGRAESTRANGQAPLVIGGPVDGGRVSMPGDVSSQFVTALLMAGARSEDGIEIDLETELKSAPYVDITRELLADFGVETEVKESGFAVGGGQAYDADGQYRVPGDFSSMSYLLAAGALAADGELSVEGARPSAQGDSAIVGILERMGADIAWNREDGTISIARTGLQGIEIDVGDTPDLLPTLAVLGAAATGETRLVNAEHVRYKETDRVSAMADELEAMGASVTEREDSLTIHGDRSSLRGARIDGWGDHRIVMALAVAGLIAEGTTTIVGAEHVDVSFPGFFDVLDEAGADVSLD
- a CDS encoding DUF5785 family protein: MADWPHDPDGEEGSEGMRKYGQAVIAKKVDEEGDFPLDVSAFVDEHGDDPIRLNHERVVSLDEIFAGVENDEIADIQSMHRQVGAAMRENGLWEYDTNAEGPGSEA
- the aroC gene encoding chorismate synthase, encoding MNGNEFGRLFRITTFGESHGEAMGVTVSGCPAGLELDETDIQHDLDRRKPGQSRITTSRGEPDSVAIKSGTQDGFTTGTPIGMVIQNKDARSGKYEPFITAPRPSHGDFTYSAKFGTRNWGGGGRSSARETANWVAAGAIAKKILRSEDVEIRAHVNQIGDIEAPDVSFEAMGEHVEENEVRCAHPATAEKMRERIDEYQEAGDSIGGAIEFEIQGAPRGLGAPRFDSVPARLGQAMLSVPAATGFEFGLGKEARRYRGSERNEDWKFEESEAQRASETSSREQSDPRDRGDPIPVGNDHGGLQGGITTGQPIRGEVTLHAPTSIPQKQTTVDWETGEEKEAQVIGRHDPVLPPRGVPVVEAMAALTMVDFLLLGGCVNPDRMDGQVGEYDTYYHPSSPENDPDAPTSAEPTED